A single genomic interval of Desulforegula conservatrix Mb1Pa harbors:
- a CDS encoding ABC transporter substrate-binding protein — MKHLKKFIVILGIILMLPCISFAEGVLKLLVWDGYVPGEKVKQFEEDMSKKYGKSVHLEVSTRVSDPQDFFDAIRTEEKGYHIISPSHNLIKDERFNYIEKKLIIDIDPNNIPNYKDILPALSKADYMTEGGKIYGVPFAHGPYGIAYNTKYFDKAPDSLNILWDEKYKGRFCLSSDYYEANAFLTAMAMGKKKEDFADYDKLTATDDFSIKLHQLAHNAKSFWIGVDKPEDLQGLSLAATWGFSLGDLAKKGETWKMMEPKEGYSGWVDNFVIARNVEKDPFLKKIAEEWLNFVISPEYQAEVVVRGLGSDPVNIQTAKLLTKEENDKHHLNDPEYFSKNRILWPVMSKRNRNGLKVLWQNAMKK, encoded by the coding sequence ATGAAACATCTCAAAAAATTCATAGTTATTTTGGGAATTATTCTAATGCTTCCATGTATTTCTTTCGCAGAAGGAGTGCTCAAACTTCTTGTTTGGGATGGATATGTTCCTGGTGAAAAAGTTAAGCAGTTTGAAGAAGACATGAGCAAGAAATACGGCAAAAGCGTTCATCTTGAAGTAAGCACGAGGGTTTCAGACCCCCAGGACTTTTTTGACGCTATAAGGACGGAGGAAAAGGGCTATCATATAATTTCGCCCTCTCATAATCTTATAAAGGATGAAAGATTCAACTATATAGAAAAAAAACTGATAATAGACATCGACCCGAACAATATCCCAAATTACAAGGATATTTTGCCTGCCCTGTCCAAGGCCGACTACATGACCGAAGGCGGCAAGATCTACGGTGTTCCTTTCGCGCATGGCCCTTACGGAATCGCCTACAATACAAAGTATTTCGACAAGGCGCCTGATTCTTTGAACATACTGTGGGACGAAAAATATAAAGGCAGATTCTGCCTTTCAAGCGATTATTATGAGGCGAATGCATTTCTTACTGCCATGGCCATGGGCAAAAAAAAGGAAGACTTTGCCGATTATGACAAGCTCACAGCGACTGATGATTTCAGCATAAAGCTTCATCAGCTTGCTCATAATGCAAAATCATTCTGGATTGGAGTGGACAAGCCCGAAGACCTTCAAGGGCTTTCTCTTGCAGCGACCTGGGGTTTTTCTCTTGGCGACCTTGCCAAAAAGGGAGAAACCTGGAAAATGATGGAGCCTAAGGAAGGATACTCAGGCTGGGTGGATAATTTTGTTATTGCCAGAAATGTGGAAAAAGATCCTTTCCTGAAAAAAATAGCTGAAGAATGGCTTAATTTTGTTATCAGTCCGGAATATCAGGCTGAAGTTGTGGTTAGAGGACTTGGAAGCGACCCTGTTAATATCCAGACTGCAAAACTTTTGACAAAAGAAGAAAATGACAAGCATCATCTCAACGACCCTGAATATTTCAGCAAAAACAGGATTCTGTGGCCTGTAATGAGCAAAAGAAACAGAAATGGACTTAAAGTGCTGTGGCAGAATGCCATGAAAAAATAA
- a CDS encoding 1-acylglycerol-3-phosphate O-acyltransferase, whose amino-acid sequence MLYPLRVFLIILYFILVAAIGILICLIRPFHPDNTRWFGRIYSWGGAAILGIKIRRHNYDSLKNIGPCVYVVNHQDNFDLFVTGSVMPKRTVTIGKKNLRYLPFFGQLYWLSGNIFIDRKNSSNSKVTMSASTQALTTKNKSIWVFAEGTRNRGKNMLPFKKGAFKMAIEAGVPVVPICVSSYVSNMDLKRLRSVKAEIKVLPPIKTENLTIDDIETVIKECWDTMKTTIEQMDKETYAF is encoded by the coding sequence ATGCTTTATCCCCTGAGGGTTTTTTTAATTATTCTTTATTTCATACTTGTGGCAGCCATAGGAATCCTGATCTGCCTGATAAGGCCTTTTCATCCTGATAATACCAGATGGTTCGGCAGAATATATTCCTGGGGAGGAGCAGCAATCCTTGGAATAAAAATCAGAAGACATAATTATGACAGTCTAAAAAACATTGGGCCATGCGTTTACGTCGTAAATCATCAGGATAATTTCGATCTTTTTGTTACAGGCAGTGTAATGCCCAAGCGAACCGTGACAATAGGCAAAAAAAACCTTCGTTATCTTCCTTTTTTTGGCCAGCTTTACTGGCTTTCAGGAAATATCTTCATAGACAGGAAAAACAGCTCTAACTCAAAGGTCACCATGAGCGCCTCGACACAAGCTCTTACCACAAAAAACAAGTCGATATGGGTTTTTGCCGAAGGCACAAGGAATCGTGGCAAAAACATGCTCCCTTTTAAAAAAGGAGCTTTTAAAATGGCGATAGAAGCGGGAGTCCCTGTTGTTCCGATCTGTGTGAGCAGCTATGTCAGCAATATGGATCTTAAACGATTAAGAAGCGTGAAAGCAGAGATAAAAGTACTTCCGCCAATAAAAACGGAAAATCTTACCATCGACGATATTGAGACAGTCATAAAGGAATGCTGGGACACCATGAAGACAACCATTGAACAGATGGATAAAGAGACTTATGCATTCTGA
- a CDS encoding methyl-accepting chemotaxis protein, whose translation MKISIRLFSFFSALILFLVATGVTSLVSIRNVHEHLKEIYMVRMPGIDWLIESDRDLQQLLVSERSMMFTDSSSPLFKEFLADHATNMKQSLERWEKYRNLKKTEKEQELIPVFEDARKKWENSTQQVISYRQSGSSDSVQKAVALSLGDAKSHFETMRDQIDKLTDINLELADKASKEAQSIYNRIFITISTMVVVASLFGIAMSIILGLSISRPIKMAVAGLKDIAEGNGDLTLRLPVTSRDEVGELATWFNVFIEKLQGIIRDISGGVKTLASSSTELTSISAQMNQGIRSVSNKSSAVSSASEEMSTSMNNVASAVEQSATNTNMLATASEEMSSTINEIAKNAEKAREISSQAARRAATATDNIDQLGVAAQSIGKVIETITEISEQVNLLALNATIEAARAGEAGKGFAVVANEIKELAKQTADATQDIREKIEGIQGTTSITVKEITEITDVIAEVNEVVTTIAAAVEEQSAATAEIAGNVAQVSTGIQDVSVNVNQSSLSVSEISKDISDVNGSMAEMSNSSSKVEISARDLSNLSEQLKAIVDQFKV comes from the coding sequence ATGAAAATAAGTATCAGGCTTTTTTCTTTTTTTTCGGCGTTGATACTGTTTCTTGTAGCAACGGGAGTAACGAGCCTTGTCAGTATCAGAAATGTTCATGAACATCTTAAAGAGATTTATATGGTTAGGATGCCTGGAATAGATTGGCTCATAGAATCGGACAGGGATTTGCAGCAGCTTCTTGTGTCCGAACGATCAATGATGTTTACGGATTCGTCATCTCCCCTGTTCAAGGAATTTTTGGCCGATCATGCCACAAATATGAAACAGTCCCTGGAAAGATGGGAAAAATACAGAAATCTCAAAAAAACTGAAAAAGAGCAGGAGCTTATTCCTGTTTTTGAAGACGCCAGAAAAAAATGGGAGAATTCTACACAGCAGGTTATTTCATATAGGCAGTCTGGCTCATCTGATTCGGTTCAAAAGGCTGTTGCCCTCAGTCTCGGAGATGCTAAATCCCATTTTGAGACCATGAGGGATCAGATAGATAAACTTACTGATATTAATCTGGAGCTTGCGGATAAGGCCAGCAAGGAAGCCCAGTCGATCTACAATAGAATTTTTATTACAATATCAACCATGGTTGTGGTGGCTTCTTTGTTTGGAATTGCCATGTCAATTATTCTGGGTTTAAGCATATCGAGACCTATAAAAATGGCTGTTGCCGGGTTAAAGGATATTGCCGAAGGAAATGGAGATCTTACGCTGCGTCTTCCTGTAACATCCAGGGATGAGGTCGGAGAACTTGCTACGTGGTTCAACGTATTTATAGAAAAGCTCCAGGGCATAATAAGGGATATCTCTGGCGGGGTAAAGACCCTGGCGTCTTCTTCCACGGAGTTGACTTCAATATCCGCGCAGATGAACCAGGGAATAAGAAGTGTGAGTAATAAGTCTTCTGCCGTTTCATCAGCTTCCGAAGAGATGAGTACAAGCATGAATAATGTCGCATCGGCAGTCGAACAGTCTGCAACCAACACTAACATGCTTGCCACAGCATCTGAAGAGATGTCTTCAACGATAAACGAAATAGCTAAAAATGCCGAAAAGGCCAGGGAAATATCCAGCCAGGCGGCCAGAAGGGCGGCGACTGCCACAGATAATATAGACCAGTTAGGGGTTGCCGCACAATCCATAGGCAAGGTAATAGAAACGATCACTGAAATTTCAGAGCAGGTAAACCTTCTGGCTCTTAACGCAACCATAGAGGCAGCAAGAGCTGGCGAGGCGGGCAAGGGTTTTGCGGTCGTTGCCAACGAGATAAAGGAACTTGCGAAACAGACCGCGGACGCAACCCAGGACATAAGGGAAAAGATCGAGGGCATCCAGGGCACGACCTCAATCACGGTAAAAGAGATAACAGAGATAACGGATGTTATTGCAGAAGTTAATGAGGTTGTCACCACAATTGCTGCGGCTGTGGAGGAACAGTCAGCTGCGACCGCAGAGATAGCCGGAAACGTGGCCCAGGTTTCAACAGGCATTCAGGACGTGAGTGTAAACGTCAACCAGAGCTCTTTATCTGTTTCAGAGATATCAAAAGACATATCCGATGTGAATGGTTCCATGGCAGAAATGTCAAACAGCAGTTCCAAGGTGGAGATAAGCGCAAGAGATCTTTCCAATCTTTCAGAACAGCTTAAGGCAATAGTGGATCAATTCAAGGTTTGA
- a CDS encoding alkaline phosphatase: MPWNKKIFLATVFWAMFALSYAAICHAAGTKNIILMISDGQGIGNIMASDFYTGKKAVYESFPVKYLVTTYCDKGSYSPEPAWKSFDKNKDNPATDSAAAATAMATGVKTSQGLLGKSPDLRNAKNIVEIAESLGKSTGVVTSVQFSHATPAGMVAHSDSRKNFETIARYMIYESGLNVIMGAGHPFYDDNSEKKFWRSEYKYVGGEDAFKDLTDSDGARAKDGRVWKYIESAEDFEKMASGTENPLKLMGIARSATTLRQARSGDPQKIGSYLSTKVPTLSTMSKAALNSLSNNPDGFFLMVEGGAVDWANHSNQKARAIEEQTAFNDAVRSVLEWVEKKSGWNDTLLIVTADHETGYLWGSESNEFVLVKDKGADNLPEMFYHSRSHSNTPVPLYAKGKGSEIFKTMTDGRDAFFANLLSSFDSGFTGEYIDNTDIFRVMDAAINNDKKHI, encoded by the coding sequence ATGCCTTGGAATAAAAAAATATTTCTGGCCACGGTGTTCTGGGCCATGTTTGCATTGTCATATGCAGCAATCTGCCATGCAGCAGGCACAAAAAATATAATCCTCATGATCAGCGACGGCCAGGGAATCGGAAATATTATGGCATCTGATTTTTACACCGGCAAAAAGGCTGTTTACGAATCCTTCCCAGTAAAATACCTGGTTACGACATACTGTGACAAAGGCTCATATAGTCCGGAGCCTGCATGGAAATCCTTTGACAAGAACAAGGATAATCCAGCAACAGACTCTGCCGCAGCAGCCACTGCAATGGCTACTGGAGTCAAGACCAGCCAAGGACTTTTAGGCAAAAGTCCTGATCTGAGAAACGCAAAAAACATCGTTGAAATTGCCGAAAGCCTTGGCAAATCCACTGGCGTTGTAACAAGCGTGCAGTTCAGCCACGCGACTCCTGCTGGAATGGTCGCACACAGCGATTCAAGAAAAAACTTTGAAACCATTGCCAGATACATGATTTATGAAAGCGGTCTCAATGTAATCATGGGCGCTGGTCATCCCTTTTATGATGATAATTCTGAAAAAAAATTCTGGCGATCCGAATACAAATACGTCGGCGGGGAAGATGCATTCAAGGATCTCACAGACTCTGACGGAGCAAGGGCAAAGGATGGCAGAGTCTGGAAATATATCGAATCAGCCGAGGATTTTGAAAAAATGGCCTCAGGCACGGAAAACCCCCTGAAGCTGATGGGCATAGCAAGATCAGCCACAACCCTGCGCCAGGCAAGAAGCGGAGATCCGCAAAAAATCGGTTCTTACCTAAGTACAAAAGTCCCGACCCTTTCAACCATGTCAAAAGCAGCTCTAAACAGTCTTTCAAACAATCCTGACGGTTTTTTCCTCATGGTTGAAGGAGGAGCCGTTGACTGGGCAAATCATTCGAACCAGAAGGCCAGGGCCATCGAGGAACAGACAGCCTTCAACGATGCTGTCCGGTCTGTGCTGGAATGGGTTGAGAAAAAAAGCGGATGGAATGATACGCTTCTGATTGTAACGGCTGATCATGAGACAGGATATCTGTGGGGTTCGGAATCGAATGAATTCGTACTCGTCAAAGACAAGGGAGCAGACAATCTTCCTGAAATGTTTTACCATTCCAGGAGTCATTCTAATACCCCGGTTCCTTTATATGCAAAGGGCAAAGGATCAGAAATCTTCAAAACCATGACAGACGGAAGGGACGCCTTTTTTGCGAATCTGCTGTCATCGTTTGATTCTGGATTCACAGGCGAATACATAGACAACACAGACATTTTCAGGGTCATGGATGCCGCAATTAATAATGACAAAAAACACATCTGA
- a CDS encoding KamA family radical SAM protein, protein MISGCIYTKNMTDWKEILAASVKKAEDLPGYLNIDSREIERVSGVYPMLVNPYYLSLMKENGKPALTQAIPNQRELDDLESSPDPLCEDIQSPVPGLIHRYPDRVVLLVSNKCAMYCRHCMRKRRVGLNTFGNIFDLEKACEYISENPEITEAIVSGGDPFLLEDEKIEEILYSLRAIKHLEVIRIHTRIPCVLPQRVTPELAGIIRKFHPVFINIQFNHSSEITEEAKRSCSILADAGIALGCQSVLLKGVNDSEEEIRRLMKKLMKNRVKPYYLHHPDPVKGTSHFRLPVKRGLEIMASLRGHVSGMCVPHYMIDLPGGGGKTPVLPEYVMEAVNGWIKVRNFEGKIFRYPDSP, encoded by the coding sequence ATGATTTCAGGCTGCATATACACAAAAAACATGACCGACTGGAAGGAAATCCTGGCCGCATCAGTAAAAAAGGCAGAGGATCTTCCTGGTTATCTGAATATTGATTCAAGGGAGATAGAAAGGGTTTCCGGCGTTTATCCCATGCTTGTGAACCCTTACTATCTTTCGCTCATGAAAGAAAATGGCAAACCTGCACTTACCCAGGCAATCCCGAACCAGAGAGAACTGGATGATCTTGAAAGCTCCCCTGATCCCCTCTGTGAAGATATCCAGTCTCCGGTCCCAGGCCTGATTCACCGTTATCCCGACAGGGTAGTTCTGCTTGTTTCCAATAAATGTGCCATGTATTGTCGGCACTGCATGAGAAAAAGAAGGGTTGGCCTGAACACTTTCGGCAATATTTTTGATCTTGAAAAAGCCTGCGAATATATTTCAGAAAACCCTGAAATTACGGAAGCAATTGTTTCAGGAGGAGATCCATTTCTTCTTGAAGACGAAAAAATCGAAGAAATTCTTTATTCCCTCAGAGCCATAAAGCATCTTGAAGTAATTAGAATTCACACAAGAATTCCGTGCGTACTCCCCCAGCGCGTAACCCCTGAACTTGCCGGAATAATCAGGAAGTTCCATCCTGTATTCATAAACATCCAGTTCAACCATTCCTCGGAAATAACAGAAGAAGCTAAAAGGTCATGTTCTATACTTGCAGATGCGGGTATTGCCCTTGGCTGCCAGAGTGTTCTTTTGAAAGGAGTCAATGATTCTGAAGAAGAAATCAGAAGACTCATGAAGAAACTCATGAAAAACAGGGTGAAACCCTATTACCTTCACCATCCTGATCCTGTCAAAGGCACTTCCCATTTCAGACTTCCTGTGAAAAGAGGACTCGAGATAATGGCATCTCTACGTGGCCACGTTTCAGGAATGTGCGTCCCCCATTATATGATAGACCTACCAGGGGGAGGCGGAAAAACCCCTGTTCTTCCGGAATATGTCATGGAAGCCGTAAACGGATGGATCAAAGTCAGGAATTTCGAAGGAAAAATTTTCAGATATCCAGACTCTCCCTAA